The proteins below are encoded in one region of Scleropages formosus chromosome 19, fSclFor1.1, whole genome shotgun sequence:
- the dhh gene encoding desert hedgehog protein, translating into MSPPSWPRLARLGLLTLCTWTCVVVQGCGPGPNYGVRPKGRRVTPMAYKQFVPNFSENNLGASGRSEGKITRNSERFNELVCNYNPDVIFKDEENTKADRFMTKRCKDCLNVLAIAVMNQWPGVRLRVTEAWDEDGHHPPNSLHYEGRAVDITTSDRDASKYGLLAQLAVEAGFDWVHYESKSHVHCSVKADHSVTVEKGGCFPGRAQVHVVGGGRIAMSSLRPGDRVPALSESGRVVPSRVLLFLHRDSESRVRFLVLHTEHGQRLSLTPSHLLFLAPSGAPHPSQFRAQFASRAKQGHYVLVQGDEGGLRPSRIVSISAEEGKGVYAPLTEHGTLFVEGVLASSYAALEEHALAHRAFWPLRFLLSVTQPLQGKRIEGGHSAKEGQGLSENRATHGNLQGLNVTGGNGAFVSARRRRTWPVPSTQGSAEASCEDRERDRGPKVHWYARLLHALGRILLDPERFHP; encoded by the exons ATGTCGCCGCCCTCGTGGCCAAGGCTGGCACGGCTCGGCCTGCTCACACTCTGCACCTGGACCTGCGTCGTGGTCCAGGGATGCGGGCCGGGCCCGAATTACGGGGTTCGTCCCAAAGGCCGCAGAGTGACCCCCATGGCTTACAAGCAGTTCGTCCCCAATTTCTCGGAGAACAACCTGGGCGCGAGCGGGAGGTCAGAGGGCAAGATCACGCGCAACTCGGAGCGCTTCAACGAGCTCGTGTGCAACTACAACCCCGACGTCATCTTCAAAGACGAGGAGAACACCAAAGCGGACCGCTTCATGACCAAG CGATGCAAAGACTGCCTCAACGTACTGGCCATCGCTGTGATGAACCAGTGGCCTGGGGTTCGCCTGCGCGTGACGGAGGCCTGGGACGAAGACGGTCACCACCCTCCCAATTCTCTGCATTACGAGGGCCGCGCCGTGGACATCACGACCTCGGACCGCGACGCCTCCAAGTATGGCCTCCTGGCCCAGCTTGCCGTGGAGGCCGGATTCGACTGGGTGCACTACGAGTCCAAGTCTCACGTGCACTGCTCCGTGAAGGCTG atcACTCGGTGACGGTGGAGAAAGGGGGCTGTTTCCCCGGACGGGCCCAGGTGCACGTGGTGGGAGGGGGGCGGATCGCCATGTCCTCCCTTCGGCCCGGAGACAGGGTACCGGCTCTGTCCGAGTCCGGCCGGGTCGTGCcgagccgggtcctgctcttcctgcaCCGCGACTCCGAAAGCAGAGTCCGGTTCCTAGTTCTGCACACGGAGCACGGCCAGAGGCTGTCGCTCACTCCTTCGCACCTGCTCTTCCTCGCCCCGAGTGGCGCCCCGCACCCGAGCCAGTTCCGAGCTCAGTTTGCCAGCAGGGCTAAGCAGGGGCATTACGTCCTCGTCCAGGGGGACGAGGGGGGGCTGCGGCCCTCTCGGATTGTCTCCATATCTGCGGAGGAAGGGAAGGGAGTCTACGCCCCCCTGACTGAACACGGCACCCTGTTTGTGGAAGGGGTGCTGGCCTCCAGCTACGCGGCTCTAGAGGAGCACGCGCTCGCCCACCGGGCCTTTTGGCCGCTGAGGTTCCTGCTGTCCGTCACACAGCCGCTGCAGGGGAAACGCATCGAAGGGGGCCACTCTGCAAAGGAAGGGCAAGGCCTCTCTGAGAACCGCGCCACTCACGGCAATCTCCAGGGCCTGAACGTAACCGGTGGGAACGGAGCCTTCGTTAGTGCCCGGCGACGCCGGACTTGGCCCGTGCCTTCGACCCAGGGAAGCGCAGAGGCGAGCTGTGAGGACCGCGAGCGGGACCGGGGACCGAAGGTGCACTGGTACGCCCGGCTGCTCCACGCTCTAGGCCGCATTCTTCTGGATCCGGAAAGGTTTCATCCATAG